In one window of Pseudomonas sp. IAC-BECa141 DNA:
- the ahpC gene encoding alkyl hydroperoxide reductase subunit C: protein MPIINSQVKPFKATAFKNGDFVQVSDADLKGKWSVVFFYPADFTFVCPTELEDLADNYAAFQKLGVEIYSVSTDTHFAHAAWHNTSPAIGKIEYTMIGDPTHVISRNFDVLIEEAGLADRGTFVINPEGQIKIVELNDGGVGRDASELLRKIKAAQYVAAHPGEVCPAKWKEGEATLAPSLDLVGKI, encoded by the coding sequence ATGCCTATCATCAACAGCCAAGTAAAACCGTTCAAAGCTACCGCGTTCAAAAACGGCGACTTCGTACAAGTCTCGGACGCTGACCTGAAAGGCAAATGGTCCGTAGTGTTCTTCTACCCGGCCGACTTCACTTTCGTTTGCCCAACCGAACTCGAAGACCTGGCTGACAACTACGCCGCCTTCCAGAAACTGGGCGTAGAGATCTACAGCGTTTCGACCGACACCCACTTTGCCCACGCTGCCTGGCACAACACTTCGCCAGCTATCGGCAAAATCGAATACACCATGATCGGCGACCCGACCCATGTCATTTCCCGCAACTTCGACGTGCTGATCGAAGAAGCTGGTCTGGCGGATCGTGGCACCTTCGTGATCAACCCTGAAGGCCAAATCAAAATCGTTGAACTGAACGATGGCGGCGTTGGCCGCGACGCTTCCGAGCTGCTGCGCAAAATCAAGGCTGCTCAGTACGTTGCTGCTCACCCAGGCGAAGTTTGCCCTGCCAAGTGGAAAGAAGGCGAGGCCACTCTGGCTCCGTCCCTGGACCTGGTCGGCAAGATCTAA